A stretch of Flavobacterium sp. N1994 DNA encodes these proteins:
- a CDS encoding GyrI-like domain-containing protein, whose product MTFAEDKTFLLWNSFMPRRNEIQNRLGEELYNVVIYPKDFDFSPNTPFEKWATAPVTEGTSIPQGMETLTIPEGLYAVFLYKGNNTEATAFFKAIFTEWLPASGYKLDNRPHFEILGDKFKNNDPNSQEEVWIPIKL is encoded by the coding sequence ATGACCTTTGCCGAAGACAAAACCTTTTTGCTTTGGAACAGTTTCATGCCACGCCGCAACGAAATTCAAAATAGGTTAGGAGAGGAGTTATACAATGTAGTAATCTATCCAAAAGACTTTGACTTTAGCCCCAATACGCCTTTTGAAAAATGGGCAACAGCACCAGTAACAGAAGGAACTTCAATTCCACAAGGTATGGAAACGCTAACCATCCCAGAAGGACTCTACGCAGTATTCCTCTACAAAGGAAACAACACCGAAGCAACCGCTTTTTTCAAAGCCATTTTCACCGAATGGTTACCAGCCTCAGGGTATAAATTAGACAACCGTCCTCACTTCGAAATCTTAGGAGACAAATTCAAAAACAACGACCCCAACTCACAAGAAGAAGTCTGGATTCCAATAAAACTCTGA
- a CDS encoding DUF3185 family protein, giving the protein MKTTQIIGILLIGLGVGLCYYGFTKVNENSNQVKVLGLSIDASNPTGQREGYFYLAIGVVAFGAGIYSITKK; this is encoded by the coding sequence ATGAAAACAACACAAATTATTGGCATTCTTTTGATTGGTTTAGGCGTTGGATTATGTTACTATGGCTTTACTAAAGTTAATGAAAACAGTAACCAAGTTAAAGTATTAGGACTAAGTATAGATGCTTCTAACCCAACTGGGCAACGCGAAGGTTATTTTTATTTAGCGATAGGAGTTGTAGCCTTTGGTGCGGGGATTTATAGTATTACTAAAAAATAA
- the ccsA gene encoding cytochrome c biogenesis protein CcsA: MEKKIYSILFSTRLMAILFLGFAVAMASGTFIESKYNTDTARIWVYNSWWFEAIMLFFMINFIGNIKRYQLYKKEKWATLLLHLSFIFIISGAFITRYISYEGVMPIREGAASNQFFSDKNYLTILVDGIYQGKMMRRVIEKPLLLSPVANNNFSIEEKFDETPFEINYKNFVLDAKETVVESETGDIYLKLVESGDGMRHEHLLKEGEIQDIHNVLFAINKPTKGAINIDTKTNTITSPFEGQFMRMADKLQGKVAKDSVQPLMYRSLYNVGGTQFVIPDQPKKGVKSFKPSGNFRAKNGNDAITLVIKSGNQEKEVTLVGSKGKQGEPKVIKLGKLEFTLSYGSKVYTLPFSIKLNDFVAMKYPGTEKSFSSFESKVTVQDSAKPKFDARIYMNHILDHKGYRFFQASFDPDEKGTVLSVNHDFWGTTITYIGYFLLFFCMMAILFVKNTRFADLKRKLENVKKKKEKLAAIIILFISFNGFAQNHGSQNGLPTQKQIDSILNKYKVSERHAEQFGRLIIQDEGGRMKPINTFSSELLRKVSHSDTYHGMNSDQAFISMTQFPTVWFETPLIYIKSGNDSIRKILGIPSDAKYATFRSCFDERGNYKLSPYLDDAYKAANPNQFEKDFVETDKKVNLLNSALSGKILRVFPIPKDANNKWLSFLEINHPTGTALDTIKNALPLYLDALMKASKDNNYTMANTYLVGMENYQKKFGKAVRPSDKKIEYELLYNKYDVFQKLPYWYLTVAALMMLFTIIQIFKERKWLKVTVNLLHVIVGLLFAIHTLSLIARWYISGHAPWSNAYEAIVYVAWSTMFFGLAFDRKSKLTVASCAFVTAMILTAAYANWIDPEIANLQPVLNSYWLMIHVAVIVASYGPFALGMILGFVALVLIFFTTEKNKAKMELNIKEITYINEMALTVGLVMLTIGNFLGGQWANESWGRYWGWDPKETWALISIMVYAFVIHARFVPAMRNKWLFNLMAMYAFVSILFTYYGVNFHLVGLHSYASGEAKSLSWIWMTLSGMSLVGLLAYPKYRKYYKK, translated from the coding sequence ATGGAAAAAAAAATATACTCTATTTTATTCTCAACTCGTTTAATGGCAATTTTGTTTCTTGGCTTTGCAGTAGCGATGGCTTCAGGAACATTCATTGAAAGCAAATACAATACTGATACGGCTCGAATTTGGGTTTACAACTCCTGGTGGTTTGAAGCCATTATGCTGTTCTTTATGATTAATTTCATTGGAAACATTAAGCGTTACCAACTCTATAAAAAAGAGAAATGGGCAACTTTATTACTGCACTTATCTTTCATCTTTATCATCTCTGGAGCTTTCATTACACGATACATAAGCTACGAAGGAGTAATGCCTATAAGAGAAGGAGCCGCTTCCAATCAGTTTTTCTCAGATAAAAATTATTTAACCATCCTTGTTGACGGAATATACCAAGGCAAAATGATGAGAAGGGTTATCGAAAAGCCATTATTACTATCTCCGGTTGCCAATAACAATTTTAGCATTGAGGAGAAATTTGATGAGACGCCATTCGAGATTAATTATAAAAATTTTGTCCTAGATGCCAAAGAAACTGTAGTAGAATCTGAAACCGGAGATATATACTTAAAGTTAGTAGAATCAGGAGACGGTATGCGTCACGAGCATTTACTTAAAGAAGGAGAAATACAAGACATACACAATGTATTGTTTGCTATAAATAAACCTACCAAAGGAGCTATTAATATTGATACCAAAACCAACACCATAACGTCTCCGTTTGAAGGACAATTCATGAGAATGGCTGACAAACTTCAAGGAAAGGTGGCTAAAGACTCGGTTCAACCTTTAATGTATCGTTCACTTTATAATGTGGGGGGGACTCAATTTGTAATTCCAGACCAACCTAAAAAGGGAGTAAAGTCCTTTAAACCAAGCGGAAATTTTAGAGCCAAAAATGGTAACGATGCCATCACTTTAGTTATCAAATCGGGTAACCAAGAAAAGGAAGTAACCCTTGTAGGTTCAAAAGGAAAACAAGGAGAACCTAAAGTTATAAAACTAGGAAAACTAGAATTTACTTTAAGTTACGGAAGCAAAGTATATACGTTACCTTTTAGCATAAAACTAAACGATTTCGTAGCCATGAAATATCCCGGAACAGAAAAGAGCTTTTCTTCTTTTGAGAGCAAAGTGACAGTTCAAGATTCGGCTAAACCAAAGTTTGATGCCCGTATCTACATGAACCACATTCTAGATCACAAAGGCTATCGTTTCTTCCAAGCTTCTTTTGACCCTGATGAAAAAGGAACAGTATTGTCGGTAAACCATGACTTTTGGGGAACCACAATTACTTATATTGGGTACTTCCTATTGTTCTTTTGCATGATGGCCATATTGTTTGTGAAAAACACTCGTTTTGCCGACTTAAAAAGAAAATTAGAGAATGTAAAAAAGAAAAAAGAAAAACTAGCTGCTATCATAATCCTATTCATATCTTTCAATGGATTCGCTCAAAATCATGGCAGTCAAAACGGATTGCCTACCCAAAAGCAAATAGATTCTATCCTAAACAAATACAAAGTATCCGAAAGGCATGCGGAACAATTTGGTCGTCTAATCATTCAGGACGAAGGAGGAAGAATGAAGCCTATCAATACCTTCTCCTCTGAATTATTGCGTAAGGTTAGCCACAGTGATACTTACCACGGAATGAATTCCGATCAAGCTTTTATTTCGATGACACAGTTTCCAACGGTTTGGTTCGAAACACCTTTAATTTACATCAAGAGTGGTAATGACAGTATCCGTAAAATTCTTGGAATTCCATCAGATGCTAAGTATGCCACATTTCGTTCTTGCTTTGATGAAAGAGGAAATTATAAATTATCTCCTTACTTAGATGATGCCTACAAAGCAGCCAATCCAAATCAGTTTGAGAAAGACTTTGTAGAAACTGATAAGAAAGTCAATCTCTTAAATTCAGCCTTAAGCGGAAAGATATTAAGGGTTTTTCCAATCCCAAAAGATGCTAATAATAAATGGCTTTCTTTTTTAGAAATCAATCATCCAACTGGAACAGCCTTAGACACGATTAAAAATGCTTTGCCTTTATATTTAGACGCCTTAATGAAAGCTTCTAAGGATAATAACTATACCATGGCAAATACCTATTTGGTCGGAATGGAAAACTATCAAAAGAAGTTTGGTAAAGCAGTTCGTCCATCGGATAAAAAAATAGAGTACGAGCTATTATATAACAAATACGATGTCTTTCAAAAGCTGCCATATTGGTATTTAACTGTTGCCGCTTTAATGATGTTGTTTACGATAATCCAAATCTTTAAAGAAAGGAAATGGCTGAAAGTAACAGTAAACTTATTGCATGTGATAGTCGGATTATTATTTGCTATACATACTTTGTCTTTAATTGCTCGTTGGTATATTTCAGGACATGCACCCTGGAGTAATGCCTATGAAGCAATTGTTTATGTAGCATGGTCCACCATGTTCTTCGGTTTAGCCTTTGACAGAAAATCAAAATTGACTGTGGCTTCTTGTGCCTTTGTAACGGCTATGATATTAACTGCGGCTTATGCCAATTGGATTGACCCAGAGATAGCCAATTTACAACCGGTATTAAATTCCTATTGGTTAATGATTCACGTAGCTGTAATTGTAGCAAGCTATGGTCCTTTTGCATTGGGAATGATTTTAGGTTTTGTTGCTTTAGTATTAATCTTCTTTACCACAGAAAAGAACAAAGCCAAAATGGAACTAAACATCAAAGAAATAACCTATATCAACGAGATGGCTTTAACCGTAGGTCTAGTAATGCTAACTATCGGAAACTTTTTAGGCGGACAATGGGCTAACGAGAGCTGGGGTAGGTATTGGGGATGGGACCCAAAAGAAACTTGGGCATTAATCAGTATTATGGTTTATGCTTTTGTAATACATGCTCGTTTCGTTCCTGCTATGCGTAACAAATGGTTGTTTAACTTGATGGCGATGTATGCTTTTGTATCGATTTTGTTTACTTATTATGGAGTGAACTTTCACTTAGTAGGGTTGCATTCTTATGCAAGTGGAGAAGCCAAATCATTAAGTTGGATATGGATGACCTTAAGCGGAATGTCTTTAGTCGGACTATTAGCTTATCCAAAGTATAGAAAGTATTACAAGAAATAA